From the Rhodothermales bacterium genome, the window TCCTCCAGCTTCATCGACAGCCCGATCCGGTTCAGCTTCTCGTTGATCTCGGTGACACGGACCTTCACCACCTGGCCGACCTTCACGACTTCCGTCGGGTCGCTTACGTAGCGATTCGCCATCTGCGAGACATGCACGAGTCCGTCCCGGTGCACCCCGATATCCACAAACGCCCCGAAGTTGGTGACGTTGGTGATGGAGCCTTCGAGGATCATCCCCACCTGGAGGTCTTTCACCTCCATCACGTCCGGCCGGAAGGTGGCGTAGGTGAACGCCGTGCGCGGGTCGCGGCCTGGTTTTTTGAGTTCATCGAGGATGTCCTGGAGCGTCGGGATTCCGATGTCTTCGCTTTTGTACTGGTCGAGTTTCAGCTCCTTCAGGCGCTCGGGTACCCGGGTGATCGTCTCGATCGGGATGGCGAGGTCGGCCGCCATGCGGGAGACGACGTCGTACCGTTCGGGATGGACAGAGGTGTCGTCCAGCGGGTTTTCGCCGCCGGGGATGCGGAGGAAGCCGGCGGCCTGCTCGAACGCTTTGGGGCCGAAGCGGGGGACCGCCATCAGCTGTTCGCGCTTCGTGAACCGGCCGTTGGTGTTGCGGTACTCGACGATACTTTTCGCCAGCGCCGGCGTGATGCCCGAGGCAAACCGCAGCAGCTCCTTCGACGCCGTGTTCAGGTTGACACCCACGAAGTTGACGCAGCTTTCGACGGTTTCCTCCAGCTTCTGGCGGAGGCGCGTCTGGTCCACGTCGTGCTGGTACTGGCCGACGCCGATGGATTTTGGGTCGATCTTGACCAGCTCCGCCAGCGGGTCCTGGAGCCGCCGGCCGATGCTGATCGCGCCACGGACGGTGAGGTCCAACTCCTTAAACTCCTCGATGGCCACCTCGCTCGCCGAGTACACCGACGCGCCCGACTCGTTCACCATCACCTTGATGGGCGGCGTCGGGAGGTCGGCGATGACCTCGGTGACAAACTGGTCCGTCTCCCGCCCGGCCGTCCCGTTACCGATGGCGACGAGTTCGATGGCGTGGGTTTCGATGAGATGGCGGAGGGTCTTTTTGGCCTCTTCGCGTTTGCCGGCGCCCGTGTGTGGGAAGATCGTCTGGTAGGCGACATAGGTGCCGAGCTGGTCCAGCACCGCTACCTTACAGCCCGAACGGAAGCCCGGGTCGAGGCCGATCGTGGGGCGCATGCCGGCGGGGCTGGCGAGCAGCAACTCCCGGAGGTTGGCGGCGAAGGTCGTGATCGACTCTTCGTCGGCCTCCTGCTTTTTCTGCAGCCGAATCTCCCCGACGATGGGGTTTTTCATGAGCCGGCTGAAGGCGTCGGCGGTGAGGGTGGTGTAAAACGCGCGGAGCGACTCGTCGGGGGTGACGATCTCCTTCTCGCCGAGGTAGGTCTGGATATACGGCTCGTCGAACGCTAGTTCGAGAAACAGGATGCCCTCGGTTTCGCCACGGCGCAGCGCCAGCATGTTATGGGCCGCGATAGACTTGACAGGCGCCTTGAACGCGCGGTAGTTCTCGAACTGGGTGGTGCCTTCCGGAAACTCGCTCTTGATGGAGGAGCTGAATTCCCCGGTCTTGAATAAGAAGTCGCGAATGTACGCGCGGTGTTCGGCCTTTTCCGAGATCTCCTCGGCGAGGATGTCGGCCGCGCCCTGCAGGGCGTCCTGTGCGGTCGCCACCCCCTTTTCGGCATCCAGATACGCCTGGGCGGCTTCTTCGAGCGGCCTGCTGAGCGGCGCGCGCGTGTTCTGGGACTTGATCCACTCGGCCAGCGGCTCCAGGCCCTTTTCCCGGGCCTGCGTCGCCCGCGTGCGGCGTCTGGGTTTAAAGGGGAGATAGAGATCCTCCAACTCCGCTTTCTGCCCGCAGGCTATGATTTGCTGCTTGAGCTCGTCGGTTAGCTTGCCCTGCTCCTCGATCGACTTGAGGATGGCCTGTTTCCGTTCGCCAAGCTCGGTGAGGTAGGTGTGGCGGTCCTGCAAGGTGCGGAGGACGACCTCGTCCATCCCGCCCGTGCGTTCTTTGCGGTACCGCGCCACAAATGGCACCGTGCCGCCGTCGGCGAAGAGAGCAAGGGCGTTTTCGACTTGCGCCAGTTCGAGAGACAATTCCCGGGCGAGCGACTCGGCGATGGTAAGCATACGGTTTTCTCAGGGAGGCAGTAGATTGCATCAGCCTGAGTCAAAGAGCGACGGGAGGAAATGTTTCGGGCGCTCCCCCGACTTCATGCTTGGACTCCATGCGAATCATGTGTGTTTGATTCGCTCATAGACCTCCCCAAAAACGTAATGTCCTCTCGACTGCAGTCGCCGGCTTGACGGCGACGAAGCGGAGAGACCTCCTGAAACCTGGCAAAAGTCTTTTGGGGGAGGTCCCTCCGCTACAGCGCCGGCTACCGCCGGCGCCTTCGGTCGGGATGACGGAGTGTTTATTCAATAACACCACTCGGTGCCACCCCGTAGCCCTTCCTCCCATCGCGAATCATGGAGTCCGAGTCCGGCATGTTATCGGGCGTGGACGAGCACCCGCTGCGCGGACACGCTATCGCCAAGGGCTCGAAGTATAAAGAGGCCTGGCGCCAATCCGGCGCCTTCCATCCCGAACACATGGCGCACGCCGGCTTCCAGGAAGCCTTCGTGTAGTACCTTGACCTGCCGGCCGAGGAGATCGAACACCTCGATCCGGACGGCCTGGTCGCGGTCGACGGTGAAGGTCGCCTCAAACTGGTCGGTAAACGGATTCGGATAGGCGGATTCGATCGCGAATACCAGCGGCACGGTGTCGAGCAGCGACAGGGCGGCCTTCGAGGCGCCGGCCTGGTCGATCACCGTGAAGGCGAGTGAGTAGGTGGCGCCTACCGTCCCCGAGTAGCTCGTGGTGCTGTATGGCGTAGCGCGTACGGTATGGGCGCCGGTCGTTGGCGTCCACGACGTGTAGTTGCCCGAGGCATCGCCGGCGAAAGCAAACGGGGCCGTTGCTTCTTTTCGGAAGGTGCTATTGGCGTCATACCCGAATATGACGCTCTTCGTGAGGTTATTGACGTTGGCGCGCATGTTCAGCTTGCGCGTGGGTAGCGTCGCCAGGTTAAGCGTCGCCCCGGTCGGGATCGGATCGTAGCCGGCGATCGGGAGGTCCGAATCAGCGTTGATGAGGGTCAGGTTTGTCACGGCAGGAGTGTCGCCGGGCGGCGGTGGGGGCGGAGGATCTTCACCGCCCTCGCGCGGGCTTTCAGCGGGGCCCGTGCCGATGGGGGTGAACCCGGCGTCGGTCGTCATCACGATTTTATCGACGTACGTCTCGTCCTTTTGCATCCACACGCTGATCGTGTGGGCGCCGGCGCTGTTGACGGCCAGGGTTGCGAGGTTGGTCGAGAGCCGCGTACGGGTCCACGTCCATGCGTTGTACGTGTTGGCCACGATAAACGAAGCCGCGCCAGAGGACTGGTTGTCGATGCCGGCGTGCGCGCGGTTGTCGTCCGAGTTATTGGCCCACATCCGCAGCCACAGATAGTAGGTGCCGGTGGTGGCGAACGAGACGTCGAACGTCATCTCCGGGCTGGTATTGACGAAGGTCGACAGGTTTTTGCCCAGGTCGGGCAGGGCCGCCATGGCGCCTTCGCCGCTGAAGCCGGCTTTGTCGGTCTTCAGCAGCCATTCCTGGCCGCCGCGGGGGATGTTGGTGGCGAAGTGTTCGGCTTCCATCACCAGGAGGCCGCCGCTTTCCAGGAAGGTGCCGTCACCCGTCGGTGGCGGCGGAGGGGGGTCTTCGCCGCCACCATTATCGAGCGGGTCGCCGACGAGCGCCACCCAGTCCTTCGTCGTTTCCGAAGGTGGGCTGCCGATCGACTTTGTGCCAGGGCCCGAGACGGATGTCACGGTGCCGTTTTTCAGAGCGCCGCCCATGCGCGGGTTGTACCACTGGACGGGGTAGGTTTTGACCGTCGAGCCGAGATTGAGAGTAGTGGAGCCACCGGTGGGGAGGTAGACGGCGTAGATCCGCCCGAGGTCTGCGTAGACGCGGTTCGTGTCGTCTGGGACGAGGCCAGCTTGCGGCTCCATGTCCTGGAAGGGGAGGTAGGAGGTGAAGAACGTGTGGGCGATGGTGGATTGCTCCCAGAGGAAGTCGTACCGTCGGAAATCCTCCAACTCCAGGTCGCGTTTCTCGACATCGAAGCCGAGGTACCAGTCGAACCCCGCTCCGCCGGCCATTAAACTGCCCCACATCTCGGATTTACGGACGGCCTCCATGTTGGCGGCCTCGGGCTGGACGCCCCCATTCCACCCGCAGCATTCGTCGAGGGTGATAATCCAGGGCCGGCCGGCGCCCGTCGAATATTCCCGCCATTCGGTGATCCGGTCGTACGTTTTGTCGCCGGCTACCTCCCACTCGCCCTCATGGATCTGGAACGAGATGCCGCTGTAGCCAGGGTTGCCAAGGAGGGGGCCATAGATGAGCAGGTACTTGTCGGTGCCGGCCTGCGAGTGCATCGTGATGATGTGTTTATATGGATCGAGGCCATTTATGAACTCGGTATACGCAATGCGCTGCGCATCCGTATTGCCGATGCCTTCGATCTTGTGCTCCTCGCCCAGATTCCACTTCAGGTGGTGATGGCCGAAGCGGGCGATCATTTCGCGGTAATAGAGTTTTCGCTGGAGGCCCAGTTCGCCGCCGTCGAGCAGGAATTCGTTGCCGAGTTCCTGGAGCACCACATGGAGCAGGATGCCCTTTTTGTTCATGTGGGAGAAGAGGATCTCCCATTGATCGAGCCTGGAGGCATCGAATCGGTACCGTTCCTCATAGGTCGTCCAGGGCCACACGTCCTTGCCGTCGCCCTCGACATTCATCGAGATGAAAAACTGCGAGTTGATGCCTTCCTCGGCGAGGTAGTTCATCGCGCCGACGATGCCTTTGCCTTTGCCCCCTTTCCAGGTGGGATCGCCGGTGTTCCAGTCCTGAATGTGAGCGCTGTAGGTTTTGAGGTGGTCGCCGGCGAAGTTGAACGTGCCATCGAAATCAGGGTCCGCCAGGAAGTTTTCCGGGCTGCCGGAGCCGTTTTCGATGAACCATTCCCCGTTGTCGAACTTCATGTAGTGCTTACCGCCGTACAGCAGCCGGCCCCGGGCGCGGAAGTCATCCCCGGATTTGTCGGTCGCGGCGATGGTGAACGAGCCGGAGGCGCCGTTGAAGGAAGTCGGTTTCCCCGCGCCGGTGCTCACGGCGATATCGGTGCCGGTGACGAACGAGACGCTGTAATTCCAGGTGCCGGTTTCGTCGGGTACGAAGTGAACCCGCCACTTCGCGCCGGAGGTCGCGCTGGTTTCGCCGGCATTGCCGTCGGTCGCGTAATAACCGGGCACGACAAAGGTCTTGGATCCCTTCGTGAAGGTGACGTTCAGCCGGTAGTCTCGGAAGGGGTTGGGCGTGGCGGTTTCCGAGGTTGCCGGCCCGTCGAAGGTGAGCGTGACCGTGTGCCACTTTTTGAGTTCGCCGGTGATGACAGTGGCGGCCGGCGGTGCGGCAGCGATCAGGACCAGCGCAACTACAGATAACAGCCCGGCGACAGGTCGCGGCGATAAGAATGAATAGGGAGAATACATCAGCAGAGGTGCATGAGATGCAGCTACATCTAGGAAAGACGGGGGATGAGGCTCTGCAAAGAATAGGTTAGGAGGGGCATCGCGGCAAGAGGCCGACCATTCTACTTTTGTGCTATTTGTATGGCAGATCCTGTCAGGTATTCCCTGCACCGGCAACCCATCGGGGCGTGCACGGGTAGAAGAGGTGCACCGTTTCCACTTGCCGAATCAATCATGTCCGACCGCGAACCCCGCACCGATGAGAAGGCGCTGAAACTCCGCCTCACCCCCGAACAATACCACGTCACCCAGGAAAAAGGCACCGAGCGCCCGTTCACGGGTGCCTACTGGGATCACACGGAGGAGGGGATGTACCGCTGTGTCGTCTGCCACGAGCCGCTATTTGAGTCGGGCGCCAAGTTCGATGCCCACTGCGGTTGGCCCAGCTTCTACAAGCCGGTCGATCATCAGAAAATCGCCGAACACGAAGATCGCGCCTACGGTATGCGGCGGACGGAGGTGACATGCAAAAAATGCGGCGCCCACCTCGGCCACGTCTTTAACGACGGCCCCCGGCCGACCGGCCTGCGCTACTGCATCAACTCGGCGTCGCTGGAGTTTGATGAAATGGAAAATAGGAAGAGTGAAGAGTGAAGAGTGGAAAGTGGAAAGTGAAAAGTGGGTGTCTCCCGGCCGCTCACGTTTCACTCTTCATTTTTCACTTTGCCTTTTTCATTTTGCCTTTTCACAAGTTTCCTCTGATTGCCTGCTCCCTCTCGATGGCCTCGAACAGCGCCTTGAAGTTGCCTTTACCGAAGGACCGGGCGCCTTTGCGCTGGATCAGTTCATAGAAAACGGTGGGGCGGTCCTCGACGGGTTTGGTAAAGATCTGGAGGAGGTAGCCCTCGTCGTCGCGGTCGACCAGGATGCCGAGGTCTTTTAGCGCGTCCATGTCCTCGTCGATGGGGCCGACGCGGGCCTGAAGGTCGTGGTAATAGGTTGTCGGGACGTGGAGAAATTCGATGCCGCGCCGGCGCAACTCGGAGACGGTGAACAGGATGTCGTTGGTAGCCAGAGCGATGTGCTGGGCGCCGGCGCCCTGGTAAAAGTCCAGGTACTCCTCGATCTGGCTCTTCTTTTTTCCGGCCGCCGGCTCGTTGATTGGAAATTTGATCCGCTCGTTGCCGTTGGACATCACCTTGGACATCAGGGCCGAGTACTCGGTCGAAATATCGGTGTCGTCGAACGAGACGAGCTGTTTGAAGCCCATCACGTTGGCGTAGAAATCCACCATTCGGTTCATGTCCCCGAGGTCGACATTGCCCACCACGTGGTCCACATACTGAAGGCCGATCGGCGCCGGCTGCCAGTGGGGGTTGGCTCTGGGCTCGTAGCCGGGCATGAAGAAGCCCCTGTAGTCCTTCCGCTCGACGAAGCTATGGATCGTATCGCCGTACGCCGAGATCGAGGCCGTCCGGATCCGGCCGTTGGCGTCTTCCAGCACGGTGAGATCGCGTACGACTTTCGCGCCGCGGCTGGCCGTCGCCTCGAGGGACTTCGCCGCGTCGTCCACCCATAACGCGATGTCGCGGATGCCGTCGCCGTGGCGGTGGATGTGGTCCGCGATGAAGTTGTCGGGTCGCAGGGGCGTCGTCAGCACCAGGCGAATTTTACCCTGCATGAGCAGGTAGCTGGCCGTTTCGCGGCATCCGGTTTCCGGGCCTTTGTAGCCGGCGAGCTGGAAGCCGAACGCGTTTTGATAGAAGTAGGCGGCCTGTTTTGCATTGCCGACGTAATATTCGATATAGTCGGTGCCGTTGATCGGCAAAAAATCCTCTTCCAGGGTCGCGGAAGCGGGGTTGACTGGGACGGTTTGAGCCATGATTGTGGTCTATGTATCGTCCATCGCGCTATCGGCATATCCCAGAAAAGCGCTTCCGAACTATGCCATGATGACGTGTGGATCAGGTGCGTGAGGGAGGCGTGGACAACATCCGTTCCGTCTGGCGTGTCTTTTCAGGCAACGAGCGGCCAAACGGGATTGATCCCATGGGGAATGGATCAATCCCGCGCAGCGGGGATTAACGGCA encodes:
- the msrB gene encoding peptide-methionine (R)-S-oxide reductase MsrB; this translates as MSDREPRTDEKALKLRLTPEQYHVTQEKGTERPFTGAYWDHTEEGMYRCVVCHEPLFESGAKFDAHCGWPSFYKPVDHQKIAEHEDRAYGMRRTEVTCKKCGAHLGHVFNDGPRPTGLRYCINSASLEFDEMENRKSEE
- the hppD gene encoding 4-hydroxyphenylpyruvate dioxygenase, producing MAQTVPVNPASATLEEDFLPINGTDYIEYYVGNAKQAAYFYQNAFGFQLAGYKGPETGCRETASYLLMQGKIRLVLTTPLRPDNFIADHIHRHGDGIRDIALWVDDAAKSLEATASRGAKVVRDLTVLEDANGRIRTASISAYGDTIHSFVERKDYRGFFMPGYEPRANPHWQPAPIGLQYVDHVVGNVDLGDMNRMVDFYANVMGFKQLVSFDDTDISTEYSALMSKVMSNGNERIKFPINEPAAGKKKSQIEEYLDFYQGAGAQHIALATNDILFTVSELRRRGIEFLHVPTTYYHDLQARVGPIDEDMDALKDLGILVDRDDEGYLLQIFTKPVEDRPTVFYELIQRKGARSFGKGNFKALFEAIEREQAIRGNL
- a CDS encoding DUF5060 domain-containing protein; protein product: MYSPYSFLSPRPVAGLLSVVALVLIAAAPPAATVITGELKKWHTVTLTFDGPATSETATPNPFRDYRLNVTFTKGSKTFVVPGYYATDGNAGETSATSGAKWRVHFVPDETGTWNYSVSFVTGTDIAVSTGAGKPTSFNGASGSFTIAATDKSGDDFRARGRLLYGGKHYMKFDNGEWFIENGSGSPENFLADPDFDGTFNFAGDHLKTYSAHIQDWNTGDPTWKGGKGKGIVGAMNYLAEEGINSQFFISMNVEGDGKDVWPWTTYEERYRFDASRLDQWEILFSHMNKKGILLHVVLQELGNEFLLDGGELGLQRKLYYREMIARFGHHHLKWNLGEEHKIEGIGNTDAQRIAYTEFINGLDPYKHIITMHSQAGTDKYLLIYGPLLGNPGYSGISFQIHEGEWEVAGDKTYDRITEWREYSTGAGRPWIITLDECCGWNGGVQPEAANMEAVRKSEMWGSLMAGGAGFDWYLGFDVEKRDLELEDFRRYDFLWEQSTIAHTFFTSYLPFQDMEPQAGLVPDDTNRVYADLGRIYAVYLPTGGSTTLNLGSTVKTYPVQWYNPRMGGALKNGTVTSVSGPGTKSIGSPPSETTKDWVALVGDPLDNGGGEDPPPPPPTGDGTFLESGGLLVMEAEHFATNIPRGGQEWLLKTDKAGFSGEGAMAALPDLGKNLSTFVNTSPEMTFDVSFATTGTYYLWLRMWANNSDDNRAHAGIDNQSSGAASFIVANTYNAWTWTRTRLSTNLATLAVNSAGAHTISVWMQKDETYVDKIVMTTDAGFTPIGTGPAESPREGGEDPPPPPPPGDTPAVTNLTLINADSDLPIAGYDPIPTGATLNLATLPTRKLNMRANVNNLTKSVIFGYDANSTFRKEATAPFAFAGDASGNYTSWTPTTGAHTVRATPYSTTSYSGTVGATYSLAFTVIDQAGASKAALSLLDTVPLVFAIESAYPNPFTDQFEATFTVDRDQAVRIEVFDLLGRQVKVLHEGFLEAGVRHVFGMEGAGLAPGLFILRALGDSVSAQRVLVHAR
- a CDS encoding Tex family protein; this encodes MLTIAESLARELSLELAQVENALALFADGGTVPFVARYRKERTGGMDEVVLRTLQDRHTYLTELGERKQAILKSIEEQGKLTDELKQQIIACGQKAELEDLYLPFKPRRRTRATQAREKGLEPLAEWIKSQNTRAPLSRPLEEAAQAYLDAEKGVATAQDALQGAADILAEEISEKAEHRAYIRDFLFKTGEFSSSIKSEFPEGTTQFENYRAFKAPVKSIAAHNMLALRRGETEGILFLELAFDEPYIQTYLGEKEIVTPDESLRAFYTTLTADAFSRLMKNPIVGEIRLQKKQEADEESITTFAANLRELLLASPAGMRPTIGLDPGFRSGCKVAVLDQLGTYVAYQTIFPHTGAGKREEAKKTLRHLIETHAIELVAIGNGTAGRETDQFVTEVIADLPTPPIKVMVNESGASVYSASEVAIEEFKELDLTVRGAISIGRRLQDPLAELVKIDPKSIGVGQYQHDVDQTRLRQKLEETVESCVNFVGVNLNTASKELLRFASGITPALAKSIVEYRNTNGRFTKREQLMAVPRFGPKAFEQAAGFLRIPGGENPLDDTSVHPERYDVVSRMAADLAIPIETITRVPERLKELKLDQYKSEDIGIPTLQDILDELKKPGRDPRTAFTYATFRPDVMEVKDLQVGMILEGSITNVTNFGAFVDIGVHRDGLVHVSQMANRYVSDPTEVVKVGQVVKVRVTEINEKLNRIGLSMKLEEKPAPKQGGGKPKGPAKGQNKGSDKGQNKGSDKGGDKGGDKGNDRGRDRGNDRGNDRGNDRGNDRGNDRGNDR